In Bicyclus anynana chromosome 1, ilBicAnyn1.1, whole genome shotgun sequence, a single window of DNA contains:
- the LOC112051377 gene encoding A disintegrin and metalloproteinase with thrombospondin motifs 14-like, producing the protein MARSVEIVAVALFFVLRFGAPARFPDILPFHRLWASGLSSAHKEASADVQVVYLPALVPREAQSETDSQDVVPLPYSFDAFGRSFDLQLVPNRRLVAPQFRVWSELGPDQPLSGADSSCHFLHSGPGAVAAFSACKDHVLHGLIMTENTTYEVRPLTSKLGRSENGRVLHGRTAHIIRRAAPPPATLNDDRPLLRTRRPRYRPSKPAPSSYTIEIALFLDEAAYKLFYPHLNYNEADLRDMLLAYINGVQALFHHSSLGARVQLSLVRLTLLRSQPSKLTTHAERGRLLDSFCEYQRGLNVDDDDDPDHWDMALLLSGLDFYSEDNGHRNGVTMGLAPVGGVCLPAHACVVSEFGTSDTLGRPYPSAGFTSVYILAHEIGHNLGMHHDGTGNSCARDGFIMSPSRGTNGEASWSQCSARVVADLKWATCLFDGGDDLDTPAELQHEKFADAPGIVWGAKKQCQILLRDNDAAPAQAPGSGGDESQCMQLACRSPHRAGFYYAGPALPGTPCGKGKWCQGGECVAAYPTMVTSRPPQAGNSWSEWSSDTCRSGCTVKSRGARERRRSCPENAVCDGSSYDVVLCDDSKVCGKKKRVTANEMAARKCTEYASRLPELDPRGGGLQAPHDPTRMWMGCAIFCRRAAGGGFYAPRVELNDVGLDPYFPDGTWCHHDGNTHYYCLQHHCLPENFKMSPQFHIWDLPSEDFGGAFNARARAAPDDSSAALRAYLSLDNTGLPFARAVAPPHIPDEPESNWEVLDYVEITRNKTSD; encoded by the exons GATATTCTGCCGTTCCACCGCTTGTGGGCGAGCGGGCTAAGCTCCGCGCACAAGGAAGCGAGCGCAGATGTGCAGGTGGTGTACTTGCCGGCGCTAGTACCGCGCGAGGCGCAGTCCGAGACCGACTCGCAAGATGTCGTCCCGCTGCCTTACAGCTTCGACGCGTTTGGCCG GAGCTTCGATCTGCAGCTCGTGCCCAACAGGCGGCTGGTGGCGCCGCAGTTCCGCGTGTGGTCGGAGCTCGGCCCGGACCAGCCGCTGTCCGGCGCGGACTCCTCCTGCCACTTCTTGCACAGCGGACCCGGAGCGGTCGCCGCCTTCTCCGCTTGTAAAGATCATGTactt CACGGTCTTATTATGACCGAAAACACAACATACGAAGTCCGGCCACTGACATCAAAGCTGGGCAGATCGGAAAACGGCCGAGTGTTGCACGGGCGTACAGCGCACATCATACGTCGGGCTGCTCCTCCGCCTGCCACCCTCAATGACGACAGGCCTTTGCTGAGGACCAGGAGGCCTCGGTACCGACCCTCGAAACCCGCGCCATCATCATATACCATAGAGATAGCGTTATTCTTGGACGAGGCGGCGTACAAATTGTTTTATCCGCATCTCAATTACAATGAAGCTGATCTTCGGGATATGCTGCTAGCATACATTAACGGT GTGCAGGCGCTGTTCCACCACTCGTCGCTGGGCGCGCGCGTGCAACTGTCGCTGGTGCGACTGACGCTGCTACGGTCTCAGCCCAGCAAGCTCACCACGCACGCCGAGCGCGGCCGCCTGCTGGACTCCTTCTGCGAGTACCAGCGCGGCCTCAACGTGGACGACGATGATGACCCCGACCACTGGGATATGGCGCTTCTCCTTTCTGG TTTGGACTTCTATTCAGAAGACAACGGTCACCGCAACGGCGTGACGATGGGCTTGGCTCCCGTGGGCGGCGTGTGCTTGCCCGCGCACGCGTGCGTGGTCTCAGAGTTCGGCACCTCCGACACGCTGGGCCGCCCCTACCCGTCCGCCGGGTTCACCTCCGTCTATATCCTGGCCCACGAAATCGGACACAA TCTGGGAATGCATCACGACGGCACAGGCAACTCGTGCGCGCGCGACGGTTTCATCATGTCGCCTTCCCGTGGCACCAACGGCGAAGCGAGCTGGTCTCAGTGCAGTGCGCGAGTTGTCGCCGACCTAAA ATGGGCTACTTGTCTGTTTGATGGAGGCGATGATCTGGACACACCGGCGGAACTGCAACACGAGAAGTTCGCTGATGCTCCAGGGATCGTTTGGGGAGCGAAAAAGCAATGTCAG ATTCTTTTGCGCGACAACGACGCCGCTCCCGCGCAGGCGCCGGGCTCGGGCGGCGACGAGTCGCAGTGCATGCAGCTGGCCTGTCGTTCGCCGCATCGCGCGGGCTTCTACTACGCTGGCCCGGCTTTACCTGGCACACCGTGTGGAAAAGGAAAG TGGTGTCAAGGTGGTGAATGCGTGGCAGCGTACCCTACCATGGTGACCAGTCGTCCTCCTCAAGCAGGCAACTCCTGGAGCGAGTGGTCCTCCGACACGTGCCGCTCCGGCTGCACGGTGAAGAGTCGCGGCGCCAGGGAGAGGAGGCGCTCGTGTCCGGAAAACGCCGTGTGTGACGGCTCTTCATATGACGTCGTCCTCTGTGATGACTCTAAG GTTTGCGGCAAGAAGAAGCGTGTGACCGCTAACGAGATGGCAGCACGCAAATGTACGGAGTACGCCTCTCGCCTGCCGGAGCTAGACCCTCGCGGGGGAGGACTGCAGGCGCCGCACGATCCCA CTCGTATGTGGATGGGCTGCGCGATATTCTGCCGGCGCGCGGCGGGCGGAGGCTTCTACGCGCCGCGGGTGGAGCTCAACGACGTGGGGCTGGACCCGTACTTCCCCGACGGCACGTGGTGCCACCACGACGGCAACACCCACTACTACTGTCTACAGCACCACTGTTTACCGGAG AACTTCAAGATGTCACCGCAGTTCCACATCTGGGACTTGCCAAGCGAGGACTTTGGTGGCGCCTTTAACGCAAGAGCTCGGGCGGCCCCGGACGACTCGTCAGCTGCTCTCCGTGCGTATCTCTCTCTGGACAACACAGGACTTCCATTTGCTCGCGCTGTGGCCCCACCACATATACCAGATGAACCCGAGAGTAACTGGGAGGTCCTAGATTACGTCGAAATCACAAGAAACAAAACATCAGATTAA